The Arachis duranensis cultivar V14167 chromosome 2, aradu.V14167.gnm2.J7QH, whole genome shotgun sequence genome has a window encoding:
- the LOC107475497 gene encoding pectinesterase inhibitor 9, with the protein MSPFNITFLVTIFLSLFFPTLGKVDPTLSRPKSQTLSYIESSCNGTLYRELCIRSLSKFASTNEIDGPQHLAHVALSISLARAIHTKNFLVGVSKELDAINNLNNNNNNNNDRKKRREYQTIQDCVNQLSDSVDQLSQSIKELRRMNNKSSRSTINDDFLWHINNVETWVSTALTDASSCVYAFPGHRMSKRTASIRGKAMNVAQVTSNALAFIHKYMEAATRNTKP; encoded by the coding sequence ATGTCACCTTTCAATATCACATTTCTAGTCAcaattttcctttctcttttcttcccaaCCCTTGGTAAAGTTGATCCAACATTGTCAAGGCCTAAATCCCAAACATTATCATACATAGAGTCCTCTTGCAATGGCACTCTCTACCGTGAACTATGTATCCGTTCCCTTTCGAAATTCGCCAGCACCAATGAAATCGACGGTCCACAACACTTAGCACATGTTGCCTTGTCAATTAGCCTTGCTAGGGCAATCCACACAAAGAACTTCTTGGTGGGAGTTTCCAAGGAACTCGACGCGATTAACAAcctcaacaacaataacaataacaacaacgaCAGAAAGAAGAGAAGGGAGTACCAAACAATTCAAGATTGTGTGAATCAACTAAGTGATAGTGTTGACCAACTTAGTCAATCAATCAAGGAGCTAAGAAGGATGAACAACAAAAGTAGTAGATCAACAATCAATGATGATTTCTTGTGGCACATTAACAATGTTGAGACATGGGTTAGCACTGCCTTAACAGATGCTAGTAGTTGTGTTTATGCATTCCCTGGCCATAGAATGAGTAAGAGAACAGCTTCAATTAGGGGTAAGGCCATGAATGTTGCACAAGTTACTAGCAATGCATTAGCCTTCATTCATAAGTACATGGAAGCAGCAACAAGGAACACTAAGCcttga
- the LOC107475644 gene encoding methionine aminopeptidase 1A → MAGESDVSENALSCANCGKPANLQCPKCIELKLPREGSAFCSQDCFKSSWSSHKSVHVKAKLSSPGMGTPGEQDSSSPGESWLYCLKRGQSRTPKMPHFDWTGTLRPYPISVKRIVPANIDKPDWADDGIPKIEPNSDFQHTVEIKSPDLIAKMRETCRIAREVLDAAARIVRPGVTTDEIDKVVHDTTIAAGGYPSPLNYHFFPKSCCTSVNEVICHGIPDARKLEDGDIVNIDVTVYYKGVHGDLNETYFVGNVDEDSQKLVKCTYECLEKAIAIGILPVYFYSSLIISIYCLLIFRNKAVGIMKAGQTFTIEPMINAGIWRDRMWPDGWTAVTADGKRSAQFEHTLLVTDTGVEVLTGRLQTSPNVFPWLKS, encoded by the exons ATGGCTGGTGAATCTGATGTCTCTGAAAATGCACTTTCTTGTGCTAACTGTGGAAAACCCGCAAATCTTCA GTGTCCAAAGTGCATTGAATTGAAGCTTCCTCGTGAAGGTTCTGCTTTCTG CTCCCAGGATTGTTTCAAGTCTTCGTGGAGCTCGCACAAGTCGGTGCATGTGAAGGCGAAGCTATCCTCACCTGGCATGGGCACTCCAGGTGAGCAGGACTCGAGCTCACCTGGTGAAAGTTGGTTATACTGCTTGAAGAGAGGGCAGTCacgaactccaaagatgcctcACTTTGATTGGACTGG GACGTTGCGGCCATATCCCATATCTGTTAAACGCATTGTTCCAGCTAATATTGATAAACCAGACTGGGCAGATGAT GGAATTCCCAAAATTGAGCCTAATAGTGACTTCCAGCATACTGTTGAG ATTAAATCTCCAGATCTAATTGCGAAAATGAGAGAAACATGTCGG ATTGCAAGGGAGGTTTTGGATGCGGCTGCTCGTATTGTTCGGCCTGGTGTGACAACTGATGAGATTGACAAAGTTGTTCACGACACAACTATTGCTGCAG GAGGATATCCATCACCTCTCAATTATCATTTCTTCCCTAAATCTTGCTGCAC GTCAGTTAATGAAGTAATCTGTCATGGAATTCCTGATGCAAG GAAGCTTGAAGATGGAGACATTGTAAATATTGATGTCACTGTGTACTATAAAGGTGTACATG GTGATCTCAACGAAACGTACTTCGTGGGAAATGTTGATGAAGACTCTCAGAAGCTGGTCAAATGCACATATGAGTGCCTTGAAAAGGCAATAGCTATTGGTATATTACCAGTGTATTTCTACTCAAGTTTGATCATCTCCATTTA CTGCTTATTGATATTTA GAAATAAAGCAGTTGGTATTATGAAGGCTGGACAAACCTTCACAATTGAACCAATGATCAACGCAG GTATCTGGCGTGATCGAATGTGGCCAGATGGATGGACTGCTGTCACTGCAGATGGTAAACGAAGTGCTCAATttgagcacactcttttg gTGACAGACACTGGTGTTGAGGTCCTAACAGGGAGGTTGCAGACATCACCCAATGTTTTTCCATGGTTGAAATCATGA